From the genome of Campylobacter concisus, one region includes:
- the ruvA gene encoding Holliday junction branch migration protein RuvA produces MIKAIEGIVSKKDPAFVILKTNSGVSYGIFISLFCSAKLSKGEKVELAITQIIREDANLLYGFLDANEQKMFEMLIKLNGIGASTAMAVCSSLSSQAFTNAIISGDADTFKSVPGIGPKTARRIIAELSDAKLISDESVPSYQNEALLALEALGFKREKIVKILPECKSENTSDLIKEALKKLG; encoded by the coding sequence ATGATAAAAGCGATCGAAGGTATCGTCAGCAAAAAAGACCCTGCATTTGTGATATTAAAGACAAATAGCGGCGTAAGTTATGGAATTTTTATCTCACTTTTTTGCTCAGCCAAGCTTAGCAAGGGCGAAAAAGTCGAGCTTGCCATAACGCAGATCATAAGAGAGGATGCAAATTTACTTTACGGCTTTTTGGATGCAAATGAGCAAAAGATGTTTGAGATGCTAATAAAGCTAAATGGCATCGGAGCTAGCACGGCTATGGCAGTTTGTTCAAGTCTAAGCTCACAAGCATTTACAAATGCCATAATAAGCGGCGATGCAGATACCTTTAAAAGTGTGCCAGGTATCGGACCAAAGACTGCTAGACGCATCATAGCTGAGCTAAGCGACGCAAAGCTAATAAGTGATGAGAGTGTGCCAAGCTACCAAAATGAGGCACTTTTGGCACTTGAGGCGCTTGGCTTTAAACGTGAGAAGATAGTGAAAATTTTGCCTGAGTGCAAGAGTGAAAATACGAGCGATCTTATAAAAGAAGCATTAAAGAAATTAGGATAA
- the murJ gene encoding murein biosynthesis integral membrane protein MurJ: MFIKGFFSNSVGIMVSRILGLIRDLLTASILGAGIFSDLFFIAFKIPNLFRRIFGEGAFTQAFLPNFANSKKKAIFQAEIFIKFLLFIGVLTLLVNLFTPYFIKIIASGLSEQNIMGAVPLVRINFYYLALVYIVTFMGALLQYKGHFATTAFSTALLNLAMIASLLLARGKSESVVALYLSFGVVAGGILQVLVHLIAMKFNALNKIFWGGLSGYFKGKKASSKGFFVNFYHGLLGSSAMQISAFMDTWLASFLVSGSISYLFYANRIFQLPLAIFAIALSQALFPKITRLLKQKDEVNALVWTKKSFYLLLCALLAATITGVVLSEFIIWLLFERGNFVRANTIECAKVLSAYLVGLTPFGLAKIFSLWLYANMKQKEAAKISIICLVINLILAVILMQKFGAAGLAFASSLGGFLQLILYIRAFGAKRFLAIIEPKFIAAITIAAVLLYFGLTFLKDIFNANF; encoded by the coding sequence ATGTTTATAAAAGGCTTTTTTTCAAACTCAGTTGGCATTATGGTTTCAAGAATTCTTGGACTTATAAGAGACCTTTTAACAGCCTCCATCCTTGGAGCTGGCATATTTAGCGATCTTTTTTTTATCGCTTTTAAAATACCAAATTTATTTCGCCGCATATTTGGAGAAGGTGCCTTTACACAAGCATTTTTGCCAAATTTTGCAAATAGCAAGAAAAAAGCGATCTTTCAGGCTGAAATTTTCATCAAATTTCTACTTTTTATAGGCGTTTTGACACTTCTTGTAAATTTATTTACGCCCTACTTTATAAAGATCATCGCAAGTGGCCTGAGTGAGCAAAATATCATGGGTGCAGTGCCGCTTGTGCGTATAAATTTCTACTATCTAGCCCTTGTTTATATCGTCACTTTTATGGGCGCATTACTTCAGTACAAAGGACACTTTGCTACAACTGCGTTTTCTACGGCACTGCTAAATTTAGCCATGATAGCTTCACTACTTTTAGCTCGTGGCAAGAGCGAGAGCGTGGTTGCGCTTTATCTTAGCTTTGGCGTCGTTGCAGGCGGTATTTTGCAAGTTTTGGTGCATCTAATCGCTATGAAATTTAACGCCTTAAATAAAATTTTTTGGGGCGGTTTAAGCGGATATTTTAAAGGCAAAAAAGCTAGCAGCAAAGGTTTTTTTGTAAATTTTTACCACGGCTTACTTGGCTCAAGTGCGATGCAAATAAGCGCATTTATGGACACTTGGCTAGCTAGCTTTTTAGTAAGTGGCTCGATAAGCTACCTTTTTTATGCAAATAGAATTTTTCAGCTTCCGCTTGCTATCTTTGCGATCGCACTCTCTCAAGCGCTCTTTCCAAAGATCACTAGGCTTTTAAAGCAAAAAGACGAGGTAAACGCCCTAGTTTGGACAAAAAAGAGTTTTTACTTGCTTCTTTGTGCTCTGCTAGCAGCCACCATCACAGGCGTAGTGCTAAGCGAGTTTATCATCTGGCTCTTGTTTGAGAGAGGGAATTTTGTAAGGGCAAACACCATTGAATGCGCTAAGGTGCTAAGTGCCTATTTGGTGGGGCTTACGCCATTTGGGCTGGCTAAAATTTTCTCACTTTGGCTCTATGCAAATATGAAACAAAAAGAGGCAGCCAAAATTTCTATCATCTGCCTTGTGATAAATTTGATCCTAGCTGTCATTTTGATGCAGAAATTTGGAGCAGCTGGCCTTGCATTTGCAAGCTCACTTGGGGGATTTTTACAGCTTATTTTATATATAAGAGCCTTTGGAGCTAAGAGATTTTTAGCTATAATCGAGCCTAAATTTATAGCCGCTATCACTATTGCGGCGGTTTTGCTTTATTTTGGTTTAACATTTTTAAAGGATATATTTAATGCGAATTTTTGA
- a CDS encoding Mur ligase family protein, with protein MNIFLSISTVLFIFALAFYVITCFQWFSYRPERVLFHFTKPAWHVFFFIVPLVLFYTTGKWFFIYFYFALLPALYLWHKKLDKKLVFTARIKHFFVILACAIILNYALNFIIHKAFLAPMPLFVLVVSLFFSEILEKIKFQGFKNKALKKLGANKELKIILITASYGKTSIKNFLFEILKDSFDCYKTPRSVNTMAGIIKDINENLSEQTQIYIAEAGARLKGDILEITKFLNPQIVIVGEIGAQHIEYFKTLDNIRSTKLEALQSTRLQMAFLHSSTKKEPSENIEIYDESLKDINANLDGISFTLGDKSYASPLLGKFNATNLAVCIKVARYLKMSDEAVNRALSKMKNVEHRLSKIEAGGKLIIDDSFNGNFSGMSASYELVSTYAGRKVLLTPGIVESDAEQNANLAKVINEIFDLVIITSSLNAEVLLKYIIKPKIIILKDKNKMQEILAQNTRAGDLILFSNDAPSFI; from the coding sequence ATGAATATATTTTTAAGCATAAGCACAGTTTTATTTATCTTTGCGCTCGCTTTTTATGTGATTACTTGCTTTCAGTGGTTTTCATATAGGCCTGAGCGCGTGCTCTTTCACTTCACAAAACCCGCTTGGCACGTCTTTTTCTTTATAGTGCCTTTGGTGCTATTTTACACGACTGGCAAGTGGTTTTTTATCTATTTTTACTTTGCGCTTTTGCCAGCTCTTTATCTTTGGCACAAAAAGCTTGATAAAAAGTTAGTTTTTACTGCTAGGATCAAGCATTTTTTTGTGATCCTTGCTTGTGCTATCATCTTAAACTACGCTTTAAATTTCATCATCCACAAGGCGTTTTTGGCTCCTATGCCACTTTTTGTCTTGGTCGTGAGCCTATTTTTTAGTGAAATTTTAGAAAAGATAAAATTTCAAGGCTTTAAAAATAAGGCACTTAAAAAACTGGGCGCAAACAAAGAGTTAAAGATCATCCTAATCACAGCAAGCTACGGCAAAACTAGCATCAAAAATTTTCTTTTTGAAATTTTAAAAGATAGCTTTGACTGCTACAAAACGCCTCGCAGCGTAAATACAATGGCTGGCATCATCAAAGATATCAATGAAAACTTAAGCGAGCAAACGCAAATTTACATCGCTGAAGCAGGCGCTAGGCTAAAGGGCGACATCCTAGAGATCACTAAATTTCTAAATCCACAAATCGTCATCGTAGGTGAGATCGGCGCGCAACACATTGAGTATTTTAAAACGCTTGATAATATCCGCTCTACCAAGCTTGAAGCACTTCAAAGCACTCGTTTGCAAATGGCATTTTTACATAGCTCGACAAAAAAAGAGCCAAGCGAAAATATAGAAATTTACGATGAGAGCCTAAAAGATATAAATGCAAATTTAGATGGAATTTCGTTTACGCTTGGTGACAAGAGTTACGCTTCGCCGCTACTTGGCAAATTTAACGCTACAAATTTAGCCGTTTGTATCAAGGTGGCAAGATATCTGAAAATGAGCGATGAAGCAGTAAATAGAGCGCTATCTAAGATGAAAAACGTAGAGCACCGCTTAAGTAAGATCGAGGCTGGCGGCAAGCTGATAATTGATGATAGTTTTAATGGGAATTTCTCAGGTATGAGTGCAAGCTACGAGCTTGTAAGTACCTACGCTGGCAGAAAAGTGCTGTTAACACCAGGCATCGTCGAGAGCGATGCGGAGCAAAATGCAAATTTAGCCAAGGTGATAAATGAAATTTTTGATCTTGTCATCATCACAAGCTCGCTAAATGCTGAAGTTTTACTAAAGTACATCATAAAGCCAAAGATCATCATCTTAAAGGATAAAAATAAAATGCAAGAAATTCTAGCTCAAAATACGCGTGCTGGCGATCTCATACTATTTTCAAACGATGCACCGAGCTTTATATGA
- a CDS encoding alpha/beta fold hydrolase, with protein sequence MASRTVKYGSDEYEISYEVVNPKCKKIVLFLHGWGANKEIMKKAFGSYLSDFCHIYIDMPGFGKSSILDPLKTSDYAKIVENFCAELGIKPDIIVGHSFGGKVATLLKPPYLVLLSSAGIVVKKSFIVRAKIAIFKIFKLFGFGKFYKLFATKDVSGMSRVMYETLKNVVDEDFTKHFASFSGKALIFWGENDKATPITSGESIHKLIKHSSFFPLSGDHFFFLLHANFISEEIEKGLKFEPNEAKNVVLDDDESGIEEIR encoded by the coding sequence ATGGCGAGTAGAACGGTAAAATACGGCTCAGACGAGTATGAGATCAGCTACGAAGTAGTAAATCCAAAATGCAAAAAAATAGTGCTTTTCTTGCACGGCTGGGGTGCTAATAAAGAGATAATGAAAAAGGCTTTTGGCTCTTATTTAAGTGATTTTTGCCATATTTATATCGATATGCCAGGTTTTGGTAAAAGCTCTATTTTGGATCCTTTAAAAACAAGTGATTATGCAAAAATCGTTGAAAATTTTTGCGCTGAGCTTGGCATAAAGCCAGATATTATCGTAGGTCATAGCTTTGGCGGCAAGGTCGCAACACTTCTGAAGCCGCCATATCTTGTGCTTTTAAGCTCAGCCGGTATAGTTGTCAAAAAGTCATTTATCGTGCGCGCAAAGATCGCTATTTTTAAAATTTTTAAGCTTTTTGGATTTGGAAAATTTTATAAACTCTTTGCCACAAAAGATGTGAGTGGTATGAGTAGAGTGATGTATGAGACCCTAAAAAACGTAGTTGATGAGGATTTTACAAAGCATTTTGCTAGCTTTAGCGGCAAGGCTTTGATATTTTGGGGCGAAAATGATAAGGCAACACCTATAACAAGCGGGGAGAGCATACATAAGCTCATAAAACATAGCTCATTTTTCCCGCTTAGTGGCGATCACTTTTTCTTTTTGCTTCACGCTAATTTTATAAGCGAAGAGATAGAAAAAGGGCTAAAATTTGAGCCAAATGAAGCAAAAAATGTTGTGCTAGATGACGATGAGAGCGGGATCGAGGAGATAAGATGA
- the truD gene encoding tRNA pseudouridine(13) synthase TruD, with product MQETTTFKPLYALTHAPIEAYFSKNSDDFVVREIPLYEFSGDGEHLIVEISKKDMTTQEALHALSEVTGAKMRDFGYAGLKDKQGMTTQFISMPRKFESNLANFSHEKMKILSLNAHKNKLRIGHLKGNSFFIRLKKVLPNNAKKLEQAFISIDKMGYANYFGYQRFGKFGDNAETGLELLKNGTINGKKSKNVKLNDFLISAYQSDLFNRWLSKRVEISRFVQDFSLGELAQIYPYLGGENLKNLKSQKRFFKLIEGEVLGHYPHGKCFLCEDLDAEGARFDARDITSCGLIAGVKAYEAQGAARMVEDQIFEQANEYKAKMTGSRRFAWCYLEDTSYKYNEEKAHFTINFMLQKGSYATVVLEEILHKNIFE from the coding sequence ATGCAAGAAACCACCACTTTTAAGCCACTTTATGCACTCACTCATGCACCCATAGAGGCTTACTTTTCTAAAAATTCAGATGATTTTGTCGTGCGCGAGATACCACTTTACGAGTTTAGCGGGGATGGCGAGCACTTGATCGTTGAAATTTCTAAAAAAGATATGACGACACAGGAGGCTTTGCACGCTTTAAGCGAGGTTACAGGGGCTAAGATGCGCGACTTTGGCTATGCTGGACTAAAGGACAAGCAGGGCATGACGACGCAGTTTATCTCTATGCCACGTAAATTTGAGAGCAATCTAGCAAACTTTAGCCACGAAAAGATGAAAATTTTAAGCTTAAATGCGCATAAAAATAAGCTTCGCATCGGACATCTAAAGGGAAATAGCTTTTTTATCCGCCTTAAAAAGGTGCTGCCAAATAATGCCAAAAAGCTAGAGCAAGCATTTATTAGTATTGATAAAATGGGCTATGCAAACTACTTTGGCTATCAGCGTTTTGGTAAGTTTGGGGACAATGCAGAAACTGGGCTTGAGCTACTTAAAAATGGAACGATAAATGGCAAAAAGAGCAAAAATGTAAAGCTAAACGACTTTTTGATCTCGGCATATCAAAGCGATCTTTTTAACCGCTGGCTTAGCAAACGCGTTGAGATTTCAAGGTTTGTGCAGGATTTTAGCCTAGGCGAGCTAGCTCAAATTTACCCGTATCTGGGCGGCGAAAATTTGAAAAATTTAAAATCGCAAAAGAGATTTTTTAAGCTGATAGAGGGCGAAGTTTTGGGTCACTACCCGCACGGCAAGTGCTTTTTGTGTGAGGATTTGGACGCAGAGGGCGCGCGCTTTGACGCTAGAGATATCACTAGCTGCGGGCTGATCGCGGGTGTGAAGGCGTATGAGGCGCAGGGCGCGGCGAGAATGGTCGAGGATCAAATTTTCGAGCAAGCAAATGAATATAAAGCTAAAATGACGGGGTCTAGGCGTTTTGCGTGGTGTTATTTAGAGGATACGAGCTACAAATACAACGAGGAAAAGGCGCACTTTACGATAAATTTTATGCTGCAAAAAGGAAGCTACGCGACTGTTGTGCTAGAAGAAATCTTGCATAAAAATATCTTTGAGTAG
- a CDS encoding flagellar assembly protein A → MSENVQENERFLPPTQIQTSTPYISLKELSKQHSVPVEFIDFKILDILTYYKNKDNEEPVFVPEENLDFFDDNAFYLDETLEIEQVYDVEFFDVRLNAVPKLPKIEIGVNSTVTKVVAKVKATKDCEYEQHYEDKLFEYIAKQLMKAQILIGIRIGKLKDELKQIASVVHVKGELDKDYMLNITQGINPKKATDAKILYYYKDKLDAIKEEDKVDYADRGFVFGVAQDEVIMEEKKSHEGQNGRDARGKLLAVEKPKEDTGKEISISENIERVENDDSIIYIAKKSGYVVEKNGSFDIEERIEINEANFKTTGSIQAGTDTNVTLVVRETDTIKDAIGTGIIVEADEIEVKGNVGANAMVKANEVIIGGQTHQKAKIYAKNAKISIHIGKVEAENVEIDRLEGGNVVAKRVKINSVVGGSITAQNIQINTLGSNCTITASHLIDVRYLRGTDNKFIIDTSKMPESAEATQEQLNKIEYTKAELASLLKNIETKKNVINENKDSIYTIKAKVEELSKAKVIPPVTFMKKLKEYQGLVNEYNTLLKIFKDKKELLATLKDELEIMQNGIFSAKVINRGNWVELNEIRFVIVDPPQNVTYISKQNETAHAITLEKIGDGDEAEYKIKKSNKLEDYTDTNF, encoded by the coding sequence TTGAGCGAGAACGTGCAAGAAAACGAGAGATTTTTACCGCCAACGCAAATTCAAACTTCAACGCCTTATATATCGCTTAAAGAATTAAGCAAGCAACACAGCGTACCGGTAGAATTTATAGATTTTAAAATTTTAGATATTTTGACTTATTATAAAAATAAAGATAATGAAGAGCCAGTTTTTGTTCCTGAAGAAAATTTAGACTTTTTTGATGATAATGCTTTTTATCTTGACGAGACACTAGAGATCGAGCAGGTCTATGATGTGGAATTTTTTGATGTTAGGCTAAATGCTGTGCCAAAGCTTCCAAAGATAGAAATCGGTGTAAATTCAACGGTTACAAAAGTAGTCGCAAAGGTAAAAGCCACAAAAGATTGTGAATACGAACAGCATTATGAAGATAAGCTTTTTGAATATATCGCCAAACAGCTTATGAAAGCTCAAATTTTAATAGGTATAAGGATCGGCAAACTAAAAGATGAGTTAAAACAAATCGCCTCAGTTGTGCATGTAAAGGGCGAACTTGATAAAGACTACATGCTAAACATAACACAAGGTATAAATCCAAAAAAAGCTACCGATGCAAAGATACTTTACTACTACAAAGATAAACTTGATGCGATAAAAGAGGAAGATAAGGTTGATTACGCTGATAGAGGTTTTGTTTTTGGCGTGGCACAAGATGAAGTGATAATGGAAGAGAAAAAGTCTCACGAAGGGCAAAATGGCCGTGATGCGAGAGGTAAATTATTAGCAGTAGAAAAGCCAAAAGAAGATACTGGTAAAGAGATAAGCATAAGCGAAAATATAGAGAGAGTAGAAAATGACGATAGCATAATATATATCGCTAAAAAATCAGGATATGTAGTTGAGAAAAATGGCTCATTTGATATCGAAGAGCGTATAGAGATAAATGAGGCAAATTTTAAAACAACTGGCTCTATTCAAGCAGGCACTGATACAAATGTGACTTTGGTGGTTAGGGAAACTGACACGATAAAGGATGCGATCGGCACTGGTATAATCGTGGAGGCTGATGAGATCGAAGTAAAAGGAAATGTCGGTGCAAATGCGATGGTTAAAGCAAATGAAGTAATAATCGGCGGTCAAACACACCAAAAGGCTAAAATTTATGCAAAGAATGCAAAAATTTCTATCCATATCGGTAAGGTTGAAGCTGAAAATGTCGAGATAGATAGGCTAGAAGGCGGAAACGTAGTAGCAAAAAGGGTTAAGATAAATAGCGTCGTTGGTGGCTCTATAACCGCTCAAAATATCCAAATAAACACACTTGGTTCAAACTGCACTATCACAGCTTCACACTTAATAGACGTAAGATATCTAAGAGGCACTGACAATAAATTTATAATCGATACTAGCAAAATGCCTGAGAGTGCTGAGGCTACGCAAGAACAATTAAATAAGATCGAATATACAAAAGCAGAGCTTGCCTCACTTCTAAAAAATATTGAAACAAAGAAAAATGTCATAAATGAAAATAAAGACTCGATTTATACCATAAAAGCAAAGGTAGAAGAGCTCTCAAAAGCTAAAGTGATACCGCCAGTTACCTTTATGAAAAAGCTAAAAGAGTATCAAGGTCTAGTCAATGAATACAACACTTTATTAAAAATTTTTAAAGATAAAAAAGAGTTGCTAGCTACTCTAAAAGATGAGCTTGAGATCATGCAAAATGGAATATTTTCTGCAAAAGTGATAAATAGAGGCAACTGGGTTGAACTAAATGAGATTAGATTTGTTATCGTTGATCCTCCGCAAAATGTCACTTATATCTCAAAGCAAAATGAAACCGCTCATGCCATTACTTTGGAGAAGATCGGCGATGGCGATGAGGCTGAGTATAAGATCAAAAAGTCAAATAAATTAGAAGACTACACAGATACAAATTTCTAA
- a CDS encoding thiamine-phosphate kinase: MDKENFTIGCFGNAYIGDDAAVLGKQVFSKDIFAENSHFEHGWLSLEEIGYKAMIVNFSDTIVMNARPKFVLLGLSLPKNFLPQQIKELSSGINRACEEFGVKIIGGDTISSKILNISVSIIGELNGKAVLRKNAKYGDLVAFTGELGGSKKGLNSLLRLAKISKNSRFKKPILRDKFFYKAAHLINSAMDISDGLNADLTKLLKASKKGAKFTKKLSKFELSSGEEYEILFTFCPKNLNAIKRIAAKTRTKINVFAKISNKRLKQNARNHHF, from the coding sequence ATGGATAAAGAAAATTTCACGATTGGATGCTTTGGTAACGCTTATATTGGCGATGATGCGGCTGTGCTTGGCAAGCAGGTCTTTAGCAAGGATATATTTGCTGAAAATTCGCACTTTGAGCATGGCTGGCTAAGCCTTGAAGAGATCGGCTACAAGGCGATGATCGTAAATTTTTCAGATACGATCGTGATGAATGCTAGACCAAAATTTGTCCTTCTTGGACTTAGTTTGCCAAAGAATTTTTTACCGCAGCAAATCAAAGAGCTAAGTAGCGGCATAAACAGAGCTTGCGAGGAGTTTGGCGTAAAGATAATCGGTGGCGACACGATAAGTAGCAAAATTTTAAATATAAGCGTTAGTATAATTGGCGAGCTAAATGGTAAAGCTGTGCTTAGGAAAAATGCAAAATACGGCGATCTGGTAGCTTTTACTGGCGAGCTTGGAGGTAGCAAAAAGGGGCTAAATTCGCTTCTGAGGCTAGCTAAAATTTCAAAAAACTCGCGATTTAAAAAGCCTATTTTAAGAGATAAATTTTTCTACAAAGCAGCTCATCTTATAAACTCCGCTATGGATATCTCAGATGGGCTAAATGCCGATCTTACTAAGCTTTTAAAGGCTAGCAAAAAGGGTGCTAAATTTACAAAAAAGCTAAGTAAATTTGAGCTTAGTAGCGGCGAGGAGTATGAAATTTTATTTACTTTTTGTCCTAAAAATTTAAACGCTATCAAAAGGATCGCCGCAAAAACACGGACAAAGATTAACGTCTTTGCAAAAATTTCAAATAAAAGGTTAAAACAAAATGCAAGAAACCACCACTTTTAA
- a CDS encoding type II toxin-antitoxin system Phd/YefM family antitoxin, producing the protein MVTFTKDEIYTATEVVRNFSSVLSRVGANELKRAVIVKNNKFEAVLLNMEEYERLCEAVSVLESIYTAKKRENDGE; encoded by the coding sequence ATGGTAACTTTTACAAAAGATGAAATTTATACAGCAACTGAAGTGGTTAGAAATTTTAGTTCAGTGCTCTCTCGCGTGGGAGCTAATGAATTAAAAAGAGCGGTCATTGTTAAAAATAATAAATTTGAAGCTGTACTTTTAAATATGGAAGAGTATGAGCGCCTTTGCGAAGCAGTGAGCGTGCTTGAGAGCATTTATACTGCAAAAAAAAGAGAAAACGATGGCGAGTAG
- the cysS gene encoding cysteine--tRNA ligase, translated as MRIFDTSKREKVEFSPIREGEVSIYLCGPTVYDDAHLGHAKSAVSFDLLRRVLKALGYKVKFARNYTDIDDKILKKMAETGQTLEEITNKYIAHYESDMNALNVLDPDFKPKATQCLEAIIGYIELLMQKGAAYKTSDGIYFDTNKDSGYFSISGKENNTELIARVASFGEKRDEKDFVLWKFDEKWYESPFGKGRPGWHTECVAMIREFLSDKENEEFEIDIHAGGIDLLFPHHENEASQCRCAYHKNLSKYWMHNGFIKVNNEKMSKSLNNSFFVKDALKNVHGEVLRFYLLTSHYRAHFNYSDEDLVASKKRLDKIYRLKKRVDGVQAGTANESFKNELLEALSDDLNASKALASVDEFVKTANERLDNSPKDKAYKAEVVANLELISEILGIASTNYVEYFQFGVSNEQKEQIKRLLDERAFAKKEKNFTRADEIRDELSSLNISIMDTPNGVVWEKNND; from the coding sequence ATGCGAATTTTTGATACTTCTAAAAGAGAAAAGGTTGAGTTTAGCCCTATAAGAGAAGGTGAGGTTAGCATCTATCTGTGCGGTCCAACGGTCTATGACGATGCACATTTAGGACACGCAAAGTCAGCCGTTAGCTTTGATCTTTTAAGAAGGGTCTTAAAAGCACTTGGTTACAAGGTAAAATTTGCAAGAAATTACACTGATATCGACGATAAAATTTTAAAAAAAATGGCTGAAACTGGTCAAACTTTAGAAGAGATAACCAACAAATATATAGCACATTACGAAAGCGACATGAATGCTCTAAACGTGCTTGATCCAGACTTTAAACCAAAGGCAACGCAGTGTCTGGAGGCGATCATTGGCTACATCGAGCTGCTTATGCAAAAAGGGGCGGCGTATAAAACCAGTGATGGAATTTACTTTGATACAAACAAGGATAGCGGATATTTTAGCATTAGCGGCAAAGAGAATAACACCGAGCTCATCGCACGTGTGGCGAGCTTTGGAGAAAAAAGAGACGAAAAAGACTTTGTGCTTTGGAAATTTGACGAGAAATGGTACGAGAGCCCATTTGGCAAGGGTCGCCCTGGCTGGCACACCGAGTGCGTGGCGATGATAAGAGAATTTCTAAGTGATAAAGAAAATGAGGAATTTGAGATCGACATCCACGCTGGTGGCATCGACCTACTCTTCCCGCACCATGAAAATGAAGCAAGTCAGTGCAGATGCGCCTATCATAAAAATTTAAGCAAATACTGGATGCACAATGGCTTTATAAAAGTAAATAACGAAAAGATGAGCAAGAGCCTAAATAACAGCTTTTTTGTAAAGGACGCCCTAAAAAACGTTCATGGCGAAGTGCTTAGATTTTATCTGCTTACAAGCCATTACAGGGCTCATTTTAATTATTCAGATGAAGATTTAGTGGCTTCAAAAAAGAGACTTGATAAAATTTATCGCCTCAAAAAAAGAGTTGATGGAGTACAAGCAGGCACAGCAAATGAGAGCTTTAAAAATGAGCTACTTGAGGCACTAAGTGATGATCTAAACGCTTCAAAAGCGCTTGCAAGTGTTGATGAGTTTGTAAAAACAGCAAACGAAAGGCTTGATAATAGCCCAAAAGATAAAGCATATAAGGCCGAAGTAGTGGCGAATTTAGAGCTTATAAGTGAAATTTTAGGCATTGCCAGCACAAACTATGTGGAGTATTTTCAATTTGGTGTAAGCAACGAGCAAAAGGAGCAAATTAAAAGGCTTCTTGATGAGCGCGCATTTGCCAAAAAAGAGAAAAATTTTACAAGAGCTGATGAGATAAGAGATGAGCTTTCCAGCCTAAATATCTCTATCATGGATACGCCAAATGGCGTAGTTTGGGAGAAAAATAATGACTAA
- a CDS encoding D-alanine--D-alanine ligase, with amino-acid sequence MNLGVIFGAKSYEHEISIVSAIVLKNVLKQELKFIFCDSDRGFYLIEEKNMRANFFSSGKYKNSKKLILSKGGFFIHSLFGDKKVECDVIINLIHGMDGEDGKIAALFDFYGVKYIGSRLEASALSYNKELTKFLAQKAGVKALDYEMLTRESQPKFHYPIILKPARLGSSIGVNIVHDASELAYAKDVAFEFDKDVLVEPFIKGVKEYNLAGCKIDGKIKFSIIEEPKKKEFLDYEQKYLSFSNESKVKEADISEELKQKLKFNFSKIYDCGFDGAIIRCDFFVIDDEVYLNEINPNPGSLANYLFEDFESTLNALANSLPRERNIKIDYSFINSITSVKGRGKI; translated from the coding sequence ATGAATTTAGGTGTAATATTTGGAGCAAAGAGCTATGAACATGAGATAAGCATAGTTAGTGCGATAGTTTTAAAAAATGTCCTAAAACAAGAGCTAAAATTTATATTTTGTGATTCAGATAGGGGCTTTTATCTCATTGAAGAAAAAAATATGAGAGCAAATTTCTTTAGCTCAGGCAAGTACAAAAATTCAAAAAAGCTCATTTTATCTAAAGGCGGATTTTTCATACACTCTCTTTTTGGTGATAAAAAAGTAGAGTGCGACGTCATTATAAATTTGATCCACGGCATGGACGGCGAAGATGGCAAGATAGCGGCACTTTTTGACTTTTACGGGGTCAAATATATAGGTTCAAGGCTTGAAGCAAGCGCACTTAGCTACAACAAAGAGCTTACTAAATTTCTAGCGCAAAAAGCTGGTGTAAAGGCGCTTGACTATGAGATGCTAACTCGTGAGAGCCAGCCAAAATTTCACTATCCTATTATCTTAAAGCCAGCAAGACTTGGAAGTAGCATCGGCGTAAATATAGTGCATGACGCCAGCGAGCTAGCTTATGCAAAAGACGTGGCATTTGAGTTTGATAAAGATGTGCTTGTCGAGCCTTTTATAAAGGGAGTAAAAGAGTACAACCTTGCAGGCTGTAAGATAGATGGAAAGATAAAATTTTCTATCATCGAAGAGCCAAAAAAGAAAGAATTTTTAGATTATGAGCAAAAGTATCTTAGCTTTTCAAACGAGAGTAAGGTCAAAGAGGCCGATATCTCTGAGGAGCTAAAACAAAAGCTCAAATTTAATTTTTCTAAAATTTATGATTGCGGCTTTGACGGAGCGATCATTAGATGCGACTTTTTCGTGATAGATGATGAGGTCTATCTAAATGAGATAAACCCAAATCCAGGAAGCCTTGCAAACTATCTATTTGAGGATTTTGAGAGCACTTTAAATGCTCTTGCAAACTCACTTCCAAGAGAGCGTAATATAAAGATCGATTATAGCTTTATAAACTCGATCACTTCAGTAAAAGGTCGCGGAAAAATTTAG